The following proteins are co-located in the Bacteroidales bacterium genome:
- a CDS encoding formate C-acetyltransferase/glycerol dehydratase family glycyl radical enzyme has product MAKGEEHGWQKPTERIISLKKKTLDASRFLSIEQAKIITRIYRENEDLPVIMKRALALSEALCKMSISIDPEELIVGNRTPDIRAGVVFPEAGITWLINEIDSLPSRPQDTFNVRSEDKIYFKEVIEPYWKGKTLEDNIYGHFGEPLSAIEKVVKINQKDHAQGHICPDVEKWLRFGPAGLKKTADEYIADCTPDKAMFYKSVSAALNASCKFIKRYSELAFDLAAIENNSESKKNLKEIAEVCDNLSKRPPETFREAIQSVWFLFVILQMESNASSFSPGRIDQYLYQYYISDIKSGKTDQSVVQELIDALFIKFNHIVYMRNSHSAKYFAGFPIGFNVTIGGQSKMGEDATNELSYMLLKAQDHVRLPQPNLTARLHKGSPADFIKECTRIIGLGTGMPQIANDESIIPSLKTAGIEIKDALDYALVGCVELTTQGNFLGWSDAAMFNLVKVLELTMNNGKCMLTGRQLGLETGYLFDFLEFGDFDKAFKKQINHFILKMTEACEVVEKFHQTHLPSPFLSSVVNDCLVKGLDVTAGGAKYNYSGIQAIQVANIADSIAVLKKLVFDKEIIGKKTCIEILRRNYEGNENIRQQCLNLVPKYGNDIQWVDEYGEECIMYFADKLSGYKNYRGGKYHMGLYTVSAHVPMGQNVAATPDGRLSGTPLADGGLSPMYGRDTHGPTAVLNSVSRIPSERASNGTLLNMKFLPSFFKNEHDRDKFSSFLRTFISLPIHHVQFNVVTNEELIKAKAEPESYRGLTVRVAGYTAYFTELSEDLQDEIISRTTYGNNI; this is encoded by the coding sequence ATGGCAAAGGGCGAAGAGCATGGATGGCAAAAACCTACTGAGAGGATAATTTCACTTAAGAAAAAAACTCTTGATGCTTCACGCTTTTTATCCATTGAGCAGGCAAAAATCATTACGCGCATATATAGGGAAAATGAGGATTTGCCTGTCATTATGAAACGTGCACTGGCCTTGTCTGAAGCTTTATGTAAGATGTCCATATCTATTGATCCCGAGGAACTTATTGTTGGGAACAGAACACCGGATATCAGGGCAGGTGTTGTTTTTCCGGAAGCAGGCATTACATGGCTTATAAACGAAATTGACAGCCTCCCTTCCCGTCCTCAGGATACTTTTAATGTAAGATCAGAGGATAAAATTTATTTCAAAGAAGTCATTGAACCCTATTGGAAAGGAAAAACCCTTGAAGATAACATCTATGGGCATTTTGGAGAACCGTTGTCAGCAATTGAGAAGGTTGTAAAGATTAATCAGAAAGATCATGCTCAGGGGCATATCTGTCCGGATGTTGAAAAATGGTTAAGGTTCGGGCCTGCCGGACTAAAAAAGACTGCTGATGAATATATTGCAGATTGCACTCCTGATAAAGCAATGTTCTATAAAAGCGTATCTGCCGCACTTAATGCTTCATGTAAATTCATTAAAAGATACAGTGAGCTGGCCTTTGATCTCGCAGCTATTGAGAACAATTCAGAATCAAAGAAGAATCTTAAAGAGATTGCTGAAGTATGTGATAATCTCTCAAAGAGACCACCTGAAACATTCCGGGAAGCAATTCAGTCCGTCTGGTTCCTGTTTGTTATACTGCAAATGGAGTCCAATGCTTCCTCATTTTCACCAGGCAGAATAGATCAATACCTGTATCAGTACTACATTTCTGATATAAAATCGGGAAAAACAGATCAAAGTGTCGTACAGGAACTTATTGATGCACTGTTTATAAAGTTCAACCATATAGTCTACATGCGCAACTCGCACAGCGCGAAATACTTTGCCGGGTTTCCTATCGGATTCAATGTTACAATCGGGGGACAATCAAAAATGGGTGAGGATGCTACCAATGAGTTATCCTATATGTTGCTAAAAGCCCAGGACCATGTACGTTTGCCACAACCCAACCTCACAGCCAGATTACATAAAGGCTCTCCGGCTGATTTTATAAAAGAATGTACCCGTATTATAGGGCTCGGGACAGGAATGCCTCAGATTGCAAATGATGAAAGTATTATTCCATCTCTTAAAACTGCAGGTATTGAGATAAAAGATGCATTAGACTATGCGCTTGTCGGTTGTGTGGAGTTAACCACTCAGGGAAATTTTCTTGGCTGGAGCGATGCGGCTATGTTCAATCTTGTTAAAGTACTTGAGCTTACAATGAACAATGGCAAATGTATGCTCACTGGTAGGCAGCTGGGATTGGAAACAGGTTATCTTTTTGATTTTTTAGAATTCGGTGATTTTGACAAAGCCTTTAAGAAACAGATTAACCACTTCATCCTTAAGATGACTGAAGCATGTGAAGTTGTTGAAAAATTTCACCAGACACACCTGCCTTCACCGTTTCTCTCATCAGTCGTTAATGATTGCCTTGTTAAAGGTCTGGATGTGACGGCAGGAGGGGCAAAGTACAATTATTCGGGGATCCAGGCCATTCAGGTTGCAAACATTGCTGATAGCATTGCTGTACTTAAGAAACTGGTATTTGATAAAGAAATTATCGGAAAAAAGACTTGTATTGAGATCCTTAGGAGAAATTATGAAGGAAACGAGAATATCAGGCAGCAATGTTTAAACCTTGTACCAAAATACGGCAATGATATACAATGGGTAGATGAATACGGTGAAGAATGTATCATGTATTTTGCTGATAAATTGTCTGGATACAAAAATTACCGGGGCGGTAAATATCATATGGGCCTATATACAGTTTCAGCACATGTACCTATGGGACAAAACGTTGCAGCCACTCCTGATGGAAGATTGTCAGGGACACCACTGGCTGACGGAGGATTGTCGCCCATGTATGGAAGGGATACTCACGGACCGACTGCTGTATTAAACTCTGTGAGTAGAATCCCTTCAGAGCGTGCCAGTAATGGAACACTATTGAATATGAAGTTTCTTCCGTCATTCTTTAAAAATGAACACGACCGGGATAAATTCAGTTCGTTTCTGAGGACATTTATTTCACTTCCAATTCATCATGTCCAGTTCAATGTGGTTACAAATGAAGAACTTATAAAAGCAAAAGCTGAGCCTGAATCTTACAGGGGCTTAACTGTCCGTGTTGCCGGATATACTGCTTACTTTACAGAATTATCAGAAGACCTACAAGATGAAATTATCAGTCGCACAACATATGGTAATAACATTTAA
- a CDS encoding sulfatase, giving the protein MNLNLKLFTALGLTAAAPLLQAQSSQQRPNIIYIMSDDHAYQAISAYGGPLKDLAPTPNIDRIARDGMRFDRCLVTNSISGPCRAVVLTGKYSHLNGFVKNEGQAPFDGSQQTFPKLLQAAGYNTAMIGKWHLGSDPTGFNHWEILPGQGNYYNPDFINKDGKHVEQGYVTEIITDKSIEWIKSVKSTGKPFMLMMHHKAPHREWQPGPDELSLYKDVTFPEPSTLFDDYSNRGTAEKSQDMSISKTMRLIEDLKLYPAGTKTKNVGLNRMTPEQMAAWDKVYDPIISYFYGANLTGKELIRFKYQRYLQDYLACIAAVDKSVGEVLDYLKENGLDKNTVVIYASDQGFYLGEHGWFDKRWMFEESYRTPLLIQWPGTTKPGSVNKDIVSNLDFAETILDMAGVKIPADMQGLSMVPVLKGKTPANWRKEHYYHYYEYPAVHSVKRHYGISTERYKLIHFYYDIDEWELFDLKTDPQEMKNVYNDPAYSSVKADLHKRLKKLMTKYKDSEELAKSLLPK; this is encoded by the coding sequence ATGAACCTTAACCTCAAACTTTTTACTGCTCTTGGACTGACAGCTGCAGCTCCGCTTCTGCAGGCCCAATCTTCCCAGCAACGTCCGAACATCATCTACATAATGAGCGACGACCATGCTTATCAGGCCATCAGTGCATATGGCGGGCCGCTTAAAGATCTCGCTCCAACCCCAAATATTGACAGAATTGCCAGGGATGGGATGCGCTTCGACCGCTGCCTTGTAACAAACTCTATTTCGGGACCATGCAGAGCGGTAGTTCTCACAGGTAAATACAGCCATTTAAATGGTTTTGTTAAGAACGAAGGACAGGCACCATTTGACGGCTCGCAGCAGACATTTCCGAAGCTGCTTCAGGCAGCAGGCTATAATACTGCAATGATAGGCAAATGGCACCTTGGATCAGACCCCACGGGTTTTAATCACTGGGAGATTCTGCCGGGACAGGGAAATTATTACAATCCCGATTTTATTAATAAAGACGGAAAGCATGTAGAACAGGGTTATGTAACAGAGATTATTACAGATAAAAGCATTGAATGGATAAAAAGTGTGAAAAGTACAGGCAAGCCCTTCATGCTGATGATGCACCACAAGGCACCTCACCGCGAATGGCAGCCTGGACCGGATGAATTATCTCTTTACAAGGATGTCACATTCCCTGAACCTTCAACTCTTTTTGATGACTACTCTAACAGAGGAACTGCTGAAAAATCGCAGGACATGTCAATCTCAAAAACTATGAGGCTTATAGAGGATCTCAAACTCTATCCTGCAGGAACAAAGACTAAAAATGTTGGTCTTAACCGTATGACACCTGAGCAAATGGCCGCCTGGGATAAAGTATATGATCCGATTATAAGCTATTTTTATGGAGCAAATCTTACAGGAAAGGAGTTAATCCGTTTCAAATACCAGCGTTATCTGCAGGATTACCTGGCTTGCATAGCTGCAGTAGACAAAAGCGTCGGGGAAGTGCTCGATTATCTTAAAGAAAACGGTCTTGATAAAAATACTGTTGTTATATATGCCTCAGATCAGGGCTTTTATCTGGGAGAACATGGCTGGTTCGACAAACGGTGGATGTTTGAGGAATCATATCGTACACCACTTCTTATTCAATGGCCCGGAACAACCAAACCAGGCAGTGTAAATAAAGATATTGTCTCGAATCTTGACTTTGCTGAAACAATTCTTGATATGGCGGGTGTTAAGATTCCGGCAGATATGCAGGGATTAAGCATGGTGCCTGTACTTAAAGGTAAAACACCGGCAAACTGGAGGAAAGAGCATTACTACCACTATTACGAATACCCTGCTGTTCATAGCGTTAAGCGACATTATGGTATAAGTACTGAAAGATATAAGCTAATTCATTTTTACTATGATATTGATGAATGGGAGCTATTTGATCTTAAAACTGATCCGCAGGAAATGAAAAATGTTTACAACGATCCGGCTTATAGTTCAGTTAAAGCTGACCTGCATAAAAGATTAAAGAAACTTATGACTAAGTATAAGGATAGTGAGGAACTGGCAAAAAGCTTACTGCCTAAATAA